A segment of the Heterodontus francisci isolate sHetFra1 unplaced genomic scaffold, sHetFra1.hap1 HAP1_SCAFFOLD_1386, whole genome shotgun sequence genome:
ggacggcgggtggtggggggagagatggggacggcgggtggtggggagagagatgggatggcagggtggggggagagatggggacggtggggggtggggggagagatggggacggcgggggtgggggagagatggggacggtggggggagagatggggactgcaggggggggggagtgatggggactgcgggggggggggggggagagagatggggactgcagggggggagtgatggggactgcagggggggagagagatggggactgcaggggggggagaaatggggactgcaggggggggagaaatggggactgcaggggggggagaaatggggactgcaggggggggagaaatggggactgcagggggtggggagagatggggactgcaggggggggggggagagatggggactgcaggggggggggagagatggggactgcaggtggggggggggaagagatggggactgcagggcggggaggggagagatggggagtgcggtggggggggagggggagatggggactgCTGggcggggaggggagagatggggagtgcggtggggggggagggggagatggagactgcggtggaggggggagagatggggactgcggtgggggggggggagagatggggactgcggaggagggggggagagatggggactgcggaggaggggggagagatggggactgcggtgggggggggggagagatggggactgcggaggaggggggagagatggggactgcggaggagggggggagagatggggactgcggaggaggggggagagatggggactgcggggggtggagggagagatgggggctgcagggggggggggaagagatggggactgcgggggagagaaatggggactgcacgggtggggagagagagatggggactgcagtggggagatggggactgaggggggcgggggggaagataTGGGGCctgcagggtggggggggaagagatgcggactgcaggggtgggggagatggggactgcggggggggggttggagagatggggactgcaggggtgggggagatggggactgcggggggggggttggagagatggggactgcagggtgggggggagagatggggactgcagggtgggggggagagatggggactgcagggtgggggggagagatggggactgcagggtgggggggagagatggggactgcaggggggaggggagagatggggactgcagggtgggTGGGAAGAGATCGGgactgcagggtggggggggagagatcgggactgcagggggggggggagagatggggacggcggggggtggggggagagatggggacggcggaggGGGGATTGAGAGATGGGgactgccgggggtgggggggagagatggtgactgcggggggggggggagagatggtgactgcgggggggggggggagagatggtgactgcggagggggggggagagatggggactgcggagggggggggagagatggagactgcggagggggggggagagatggggactgcggaggggggggggggagagatggggactgcggagggggggggagagatggggactgcggagggggggggagagatggggactgcggagggggggggagagatggggactgcggaggggggggggagagatggggactgcggaggggggggagagatggggactgcggaggggggggagagatggggactgcggaggggggggagagatggggactgcggagggggggggagagatggggactgcggaggggggggggggagagatggggactgcggagggggggggggggagagatggggactgcggaggggggggggggagagatggggactgcggagggggggggggagagatggggactgcggagggggggggggagagatggggactgcggaggggggggggagagatggggactgcggagggggggggggagagatggggactgcggagtgggggggagagatggggactgcggagggggggagagatggggactgcggggtgggggggggagagatggggactgcgggtgggggggggagagagagatgtggactgcgggtgggggggggagagagagatggggacggtggggggggggggggagagagtgatggggacagcggggggtggggggagagatggggactgcggggggtggggggtagatggggactgcgggtgggggggggagagagagatgtggactgcgggtggggggggggagagagagatggggactgcgggtgggggggggggagagagagatggggacggtgggggggggggggagagtgatggggacagcggggggtggggggtagatggggacggcggggactgtggcggaagagagatggggactgtggcgggggagagatggggacggcggggggtggcggagagatggggacggcgggatgTGGGGGAGAGTTGGGGACGGCAGGGTGGGGTGTGAGATGGGGAcggcggtggggggggagagagatggggactgcgggggggggcagagatggggacggcgggaaacgggggagagagatggggacggggggagagagatggcGACTGCcgcgggggagagatggggacggcggggtggggggggagagagatgggacggcgggggggggggcggggagagattggggggcggcggggggggtgcggggagagataggggggcggcggggggggtgcggggagagataggggggcggcgggggggtggggagtgagacggggacggcggggggggggggagagagatggggacggtggggggagagatggggactgcagggggggggtagTGATGGGGACTGCAGGTGGGGggcgagatggggactgcggggtgggggggggaagagagatggggactgcaggggggaggggagagatggggactgcggggggtggggggagagatgtggacggcgggtgggtggggagagatggggactgcggggtgggggagagatggggactgcgggggtgggggagagatggggactgcgggggtgggggagagatggggactgcgggggtgggggagagatggggactgcgggggtggggggagatggggacggtggggggagagatggggacggcgggggggggggcggggagagagatggggacggcgggggggggtgggagagagaccggggggggggggtgggagagagatggggacggcgggggggtgggagagagatggggacggcgggggggggtggagagagttggggacggcggggggggggcgggagagagatggggacggcggtggtggggagagatggggacggtgatggagagatggggactgcggggggtggggggggggagagatggggactgccggggggaggggagagatggggactgcgggggcgggggggggggggagagatggggactgccggggggagggggagagatggggactgccggcgggggtgggggcgagatgggtacggcgggggggggggagagatggggactgccggggtgggggagagatggggactgcagggggtggggggagatggggacggcggggggagagatggggacggcggggggggggcgggagagagatggggacggtggggggattgatgggggcggcggggggggagcggggagagagatggggactgcggggggtggggggagagatgtggACGGCGGGTGggtgggaagagagatggggacggcggggggggggggaagagagatggggactgcgggggtggGAGAGAAATGGGGGTCGGGGGAGATGGGgacggtggggggagagatggggacggcggggggtgtgtgcggggagagagatggggacggtggggggagagatggggacggcgggggaggggcggggggagagatggggactgcggggggggaggTGGGCAGAGAGTTGGGGACTGCCGGGGGCgctgggggggagagatgggggggggtggggggcgagaaggggacggcggggggtggggggggggaagagagtgatggggactgcggggggtgagggagagatggggactgcggggggtgagggagagatggggactgcggggggtggggggaaagatggggactgcggggggtggggggtgagatggcggggggggtgggggagagagatggggactgcgggggggggagggtggggagagatgggggactgccgggggggtggggagagatggggactgccggcggggggtgggggcgagatggggacggcgggggggggggcgggagagagatggggacggcggggggtggggagagaggatgTGGACggcggggggggtgtggagagatggggacggcggggggggtgggagagagatggggacggcgggggggggtggagagagttggggacggcggggggggggcgggagagagatggggacggcgggggtggggagagatggggacggtgatggagagatggggactgcggggggtggggggagagatggggactgcggggggtgggggggtgagatggcggggggggggtgggggagagagatggggactgcggggggtggggggtgggagagatggggactgccggcgggggtgggggcgagatggggacggcgggggggggcgggagagagatggggacggcgggggtggggagagatggggactgcggggggtgggggaggagagagatggggacatggggggtgggggcagagagatggggatTGCGAGGGGTAGGggcagagagatggggactgcggggggtgggggggagagatggggacggtgggggggggagagatggggacggtgtgggggggggggggaagaggtggggacggtgggggggggtggagaagtgggagcggtgtGGGGGGAGCGATGGGGACGGTGGGGGGGAGAGATGGTGACtgcggagggggggtggggggggagagatggggactgcggggggtgggggggagagatggggactgccgggtggggggcggggagagagagatggggactgcgggtgggggggagagatggggactgcgggtgggggggggtagagatggggacggcgggggggtggggggagagatggggggtggggggagagatggggactgcggggggtggggggtagagatggggactgcgaggggtgggggtagagatggggactgcggggggtgggggtagagatggggactgcggggggtgggggagagatggggactgcgggggggggtgggggagagatgtggacggcgggagggtggggggggtgtgggagagatgtCGACGGCGGGGGGGTggtagagagatggggacggcggggggggtggtagagagatggggacggcggggggggcggagagagttggggacggcgggggggggcgggagagagatggggacggcgggggtggggagagatggggacggcgggggtggggagagatggggactgcgggggggtgggggagagagatgcggacggtggggggggagatggggacggcggggggggtgcggggagagagatggggactgcggggggtgggggggagagatggggactgcggggggtgggggggagagatggggactgcggggggtgggggggagagatggggactgcggggggtggggggagagatggggactgcaggggggtggTTGggtagagatggggactgcggggggtgggggggtgagatggcggggtgggggagagagatggggactgcgggggggggtgggggagagagatggggactgcgggggggggtgggggagagagatggggactgccggggggggtgggggagagatggggactgcgggggggtgggggggtgagatggcggggtgggggagagagatggggactgcggggggtgggggagagatggggactgcgggggggggtgggggagagagatggggactgccggggggggtgggggagagatggggactgcggggggtggggggagagatggggactgccggttggggggcggggagagagagagatggggactgcgggtggggggggggggggagagagatggggactgcgggtgggggggggggggagagagatggggactgcgggtgggggggggggggggagagagatggggactgcggggtgggggggggggggagagagatggggactgcgggtggggggggggggagagagatggggactgcgggtgggagggggggggagagagatggggactgcgggtgggggggggggagagagatggggacggtgtgggtggggggggaagagatggggacggtgtgggtggggggggaagagatggggacggtgtgggggggggggagagagatggggacggtgtggggggggggagagatggggacggtgtggggggggtggagagatggagacggtgggggggggagagatggggactgcggggggggggagtgagatggagactgcggggggtgggggagagatggagactgcggggggtgggggagagatggggactgcgggggggagtgagatggggactgcggggggggggggggagtgagatggagactgcggggggtgggggagagatggggactgcggggggtgggtgagagatggggactgcaggtggggggtgagagatggggactgcaggtggggggtgagagatggggactgcagggggtgggggagagatggggactgcagtgggggggggagagatggggactccaGGGTGGGAGGAGAGATGGGaactgcgggtgggggggggggggagagagatggggactgcgggtggggggggggggggagagagatggggactgcgggtgggggggggggggagagagatggggactgcgggtggggggggggggagagagatggggactgcgggtgggagggggggggagagagatggggactgcggggtgggggggggggagagagatggggacggtgtgggtggggggggaagagatggggacggtgtgggtggggggggaagagatggggacggtgtgggtggggggggaagagatggggacggtgtggggggggggagagagatggggacggtgtggggggggggagagatggggacggtgtggggggggtggagagatggagacggtggggggggggagagatggggactgcgggggggggagtgagatggagactgcggggggtgggggagagatggagactgcggggggtgggggagagatggggactgcgggggggagtgagatggggactgcgggggggggggggggagtgagatggagactgcggggggtgggggagagatggggactgcggggggtgggtgagagatggggactgcaggtggggggtgagagatggggactgcaggtggggggtgagagatggggactgcagggggtgggggagagatggggactgcagtggggggggggagagatggggactccaGGGTGGGAGGAGAGATGGGAActgcgggggggggaggggcggagggagatggggactgcaggtggggggggggagagatggggactgcagcgggggggggggggggggagagatggggactgcagcggagggggggagagatggggactgcagcggagggggggagagatggggactgcagcggagggggggagagatggggactgcagcggagggggggagagatggggactgcagcggaggggggggggggagagatggggactgcagggtggggggagagatggggactgcggggggggggtggggagatggggacggtcgggggggggtggggagatggggactgcagtgggggagtgggggagagatggggactgcggggggggggagagatattgggtctgcggggggggtggggaggtggggggggtggggagatggggactgcagtgggggagtggggagagatggggactgcagtggggggggggggagagagattgggtctgcggggggggtggggaggtggggggggtggggagttggggacggTGTGAggggcagagatggggagggtaggggggggagagatggggactgtagcgggggacagagatagtccaaggttgaaacatattgcgtagtggatttaatgctacacacattaatcaaagcaatctttatacccattttaaagttgggtgttgcttcccacaccaggtgtccttgctagtcccagtccttgggtatgttcctcttTACCCattgtgtacacaagctgtttcacattctttattctcagaaacccctcctggtttctcatggagcggtttgggtttggggcacgctgggcccatcacagcttccagtgcccagggGCTGGGGGCGGGCTTcaccttccagctcctttgagctctgccgcttcttttgcaggtgccgtcgttccagcccttcctcgtccagtgaggaggagctgccataGTCCGTCTCAGATGGtcacctcctcttgccattgggttGGGTGGTCACCTGTTCCTTTTCTGGAGattttttttctttgtggttttcctttgtcccacttgccactgacctctttgtccatctgctgcctcctcctgcaTTGATTCTGTCCGTAGAGGCGGGGTTTCCGGGCACGGGgcaggtcactggttgcagctaccTCCCTTGTcttcttctcaggtagactttcctcactgcggacagggttgtttgtctccttcccagcactagacgcgttcaccgttccttctcccggccttaccTTGGAccgtgccgcctgagcataactgaggcaacgtttggggcaggttttgtagaggtggcctgcctcaccgcacaggttgcagcacttactctgtttacagtccttggtctgatggccttccttcttgcagacgactgcgctgcagttggctgccatgtgaccagatttgccatagGTGCGACaagctctgggctgcccagcgtagaccaggaAACTCACTCTCAGTCTGAAATGAAGATCAATCAGTACAGTCGTGTGTTTGTGTTGTTACCTTCTCTGCAGTCTCTATCTCTGGGCCTATGATCATAGGGATGATGGGGAGAGATTGTGGATGGTGGGAGAGATGGGGAtcgtggggtggggggagatggggatggTGGGGGAGATTTGGGGTTGATGGAGGTTCCTCAGCTCTGGTCTGGCTCTGTTCTACAGTAATCGTTAGAGACTGCTGGCTGTCATTCGTCACCAACTCCATTCTCACTGTATAAGGTATATCAGGATGCTAGAGGATGGCCTAATCgttttaacaatttccagtttcctggcccaaaccaTCACCTCTTCATGGTGATGATGCAAccatccatgacagcgcttctgatatgtcttcctttttccctcaaccgaggattcccccctgtgattgacagggccctcaatctctctacacctccatccctcaccaggacggtttgagggctctctgcttcttccttgaacagaggcccaaccagtctccatccaccaccaccctcctccgcctggctgaacttgttctcacattgaacaacttctccttcaactcccatCACTTCCCTCAAGtgaaaagtgttgctatgggtacctgcctatctttttgtgggatatgtcaaatattacttgttccagtccttctcaggcccccctcccctcacctctcTTTCCGGTACAtttatgactgtatcggtgccgtttcctgctctcaccctgaactggcaaACTTCTTCAACTTCGCTTTcagtttccactcttctctcacggtctatctccgacacttccttccctttctcgacttctctgtctccatctctggggataggctgtccactaataatcattataagcccgccaactcctacagctacctcgactacacttcttcacaccctgcctcctgtaaggactccattccattctcccagtttctccatctccgacacatctgctctgatgatgctaccttccatgacagcgcttctgatatgccttcctttttcctcagctgaggatttcccccactgtggttaaccGTGTCcggccatttcccacacctctaccctcacccccttcccctccctcccagaaccgtgacagggttccccttgtcctcactttccaccccaccagcctctccatccaaaggatcatcctccgccagttccgccacctccagcatgttgtcaccaccaaacgcatcttccccctcccctccccttcactgtcggcattctgaagggatcgttccctccacgacaccctggtccactcctccatcaccccctgacacctcgtccccttcccgtgtaatcgcaggaggtgtaatacctgcccttttacctcctctctccttactatccaaacccccccccccccccaccccaataggtgaagcagcgatttacttgtacttcattcaatgtactgtatttgctgctcccaatgcggtcgcctctacactggggagaccaaacgcagatcgggtgaccgctttgcggaacacccccGCTCAGTCTGCAAACCTggtcccgagcttccagttgcttgccattttaattcacccccTACTTTCATACCCacatgtcctcggcctgctgcagtgttgcagtgaagTTGAAAGCAAGCTCgatgagcagcacctcatcttccaatcagGCTCTCTTCCGCCTTCTGGACTCCatattgagttcaacagtttcagagcATAAATgccatttctctctccaccgatgctgcctgacccgctgagtatttccagcactttctgtttgtatttatGGTAGAGGGTGGGCCTTGGTCTTTTCCCAGTTAGTAATATCCATATTCAGACAATGGgaaacagaagcaggccattcagcccctcgagcctgttccaccatttagtaTCCATCACTTTTCTATCTGTGTGTTCAAAGGAGCAAGAACTACCAGACAGCCGTGGGTCAGCGTACTTGCACACCAGGCAAATGCTGGAGAGCTTGCTGAATAAAAGCATGCGGATCCGAATGACGGACGGCAGGACGCTGATTGGCCTCTTCCTCTGCACCGACCGGGACTGCAATGTCATTTTAGGTTCTGCTCAGGAGTACTTAAAACCAACAGGTAAACAAAGAGCCTGGAAGGGGGTCCAGTGTCGCTGTGTAAATATCTCcctcttcaagtatttctccaattctccctttttgaaagttactattgaatctgcttccaccgccctttcaggcagcgcgttccagatcacaacaactcgctgcgtttaaaaaaaattctcatcttctcccccctctggttcttttaccaattatcttaaatctgtgtccctctggttaccgaccctcctgccactggagtttctcctatttaccctatcaaaacccctttaTAATTTTGAACGCTATCAAATCTCtcttaacctgctctgctctaaggagaacaatcccagcttcttcagtctctccacattaactgaagtccctcatccctggtcccattccagtaaatctcctccgcacccctctccaaggccttgacatccttcataaagtgcggAGCCCGGAACTGGACACACAACTCCAGCTGATTCTAACCAGTGACTGACGAAGGTTGTTTGACAATACTCATCTGCTCCTCCCCGTACTGCCTTCAGCAGTTGAATATCTCCCTTGTGTCTCTGGTAGCCTGAACCGGCCGCACTCCTCAAGACCTTTGCGCGTTTTGATCACGACTGCCTCCTGGCTTGTATCCTAGTGTTTCCGGAGATTGTGAGAGAAAGAGGAATGAAGTTGGTTGATTAAAAAATTTTTTTTCCCTTCCCTCCTTTGTCTCGCTGCAGATTCCTTGGCGCAGGGTGAACCTCGAGTGCTGGGTCTCGCCATGATCCCCGGACACCATGTCGTTTCCATCGAAGTGGAAATGGACAGTGTGTCGAGCCCGCAGTACATGTGAGGGGGAGGTCGAAGATTCCAAACCAGGCGTGCAGCGGGCGCCTGGACCTGGGTGCCCACCCGCGTTGTTACGCCGTAGCCTCCCCTCCGAAGCTTCCACACGGCAGACCGTTTTGCATCCGTCGCAGTGCGGTGTTTTGTTTTAAATGTAAGTGTGTTTGTTAACTGACATGGGCAGCTTGGGGCAGTGCCACCCTGAGCCAGGGAGTAGATTGTAACAGGAGGTTGAATGAGCAGAGCCCTGGCCTGTTGCTTTTCCGACGCATCTTTTATTTTTTTTTGAAGCAGAGAGCGGACCGATTTGGGAGACTTTGCAACCATTTGTCCCAGTTTGTTCCTCACCCACCCATCAAATGATCGCTCATGAGGCACtcctgcttgtgtgtgtgtgttatatacCCCACCTCTCTCACTGCGGTGCATTCCGCAGCCTTGACAGCTCTCCAGGGTTGTAACAAAATGGCTGCTCGTCGCAGGTAGCGAGCACTGGTGGGCTGTTTGGCCATTCAGGCATCGTAGCCCTGCCTAATCTCACTTTCATGCCCAGTGTCTAAACCGATGCCTTCAAGTCCCTGGGTAACGGGACCCCTGGCTGATGTCAACCCCTCCCCCGCCATCCCCCCGCCCAAACTCCTGTAGCACTGCGGTCGTGTGGAACTCCCCAGTGACGGCCTGCGACAAACAGCTCTCCCACGCTCGCTGGGTTAAGCAAGCTCTTAGTTCGAGCTAAGAGCTCGCAAACACCAGTGG
Coding sequences within it:
- the LOC137364604 gene encoding N-alpha-acetyltransferase 38, NatC auxiliary subunit-like; protein product: MSSACCSVAVKLKASSMSSTSSSNQALFRLLDSILSSTEQELPDSRGSAYLHTRQMLESLLNKSMRIRMTDGRTLIGLFLCTDRDCNVILGSAQEYLKPTDSLAQGEPRVLGLAMIPGHHVVSIEVEMDSVSSPQYM